One region of Xylanimonas ulmi genomic DNA includes:
- a CDS encoding hydrolase encodes MPVTALDPRTALIVVDLQAGIAGSPTAPHAAADVVARSARLADAFRAQGLPVVLVRVTARPDGADAVPGRTDASASGAAPLARPAGWDVIVDELGGPTGQDGDIVVTKRNWGAFYGTDLDLQLRRRGVTQVVITGIATSIGVESTARQAAEHGYHVTIATDAVADRSAADHEHAVTRIFPRLAQTGTTEQILALLTA; translated from the coding sequence ATGCCCGTCACCGCACTCGACCCCCGCACCGCGCTCATCGTCGTCGACCTGCAGGCCGGCATCGCCGGCTCGCCGACCGCGCCGCACGCCGCCGCCGACGTCGTCGCGCGCTCGGCCCGCCTCGCCGACGCCTTCCGCGCCCAGGGTCTGCCCGTCGTGCTCGTGCGCGTCACCGCCCGGCCCGACGGCGCCGACGCCGTCCCCGGACGCACCGACGCCTCGGCGTCGGGCGCGGCGCCGCTCGCCCGCCCCGCGGGCTGGGACGTCATCGTCGACGAGCTCGGCGGACCGACCGGCCAGGACGGCGACATCGTCGTCACCAAGCGCAACTGGGGCGCCTTCTACGGCACCGACCTGGACCTGCAGCTGCGCCGGCGCGGCGTGACACAGGTCGTCATCACGGGCATCGCGACCTCGATCGGCGTCGAGTCGACCGCCCGCCAGGCCGCCGAGCACGGCTACCACGTCACGATCGCGACCGACGCCGTCGCCGACCGCAGCGCCGCCGACCACGAGCACGCGGTCACGCGCATCTTCCCGCGCTTGGC